The genomic stretch AATTTCCTTTCTTCCATCTGCGGAGTGATAAACGCTACGTGCGGATGGATATCGGGAAGCATATTCAGGCGGGTCAGATAGGTGGAGTCTGTATGGCGGGGGACTCCGCATCCGCATTCTTTTTCGATGAGATGCAAGGAGGCATGTTTCATCCAGTGAGTGAAGGGGATGCTGCGTAAGTAGTGTACGCTTTGTTTCCGGTCATTGCGGCGGCGTAACTCTTCATAGTCTTTTTCCTGCCGGCCGGTTTCACGTTGGAAGAAAATATGTTGTTTACGACCGTTCACATAGATGGCGGGAAGCTGGATGAAGTTGTCCAGGCTGTCGCTGAGCTGGGGAACCAGTATGACTGATTCGTTAGAGGGAATCTGTCTGGTAATGTCTACTTGCATGGACACTACCAGACTTTCTCCCATCCGGTAGAGCTGGGAGGAGGCGATGTAAATCGAACTGTCCCGTTCTGCCGGCTGCGCTGATGAGCAAAGCGTAGGAAAAATAAATGATATAAAATAGAATAAATATTTCATGGCTCTTTAGTTAAATATGTAAACTATACTCAGGGATGCTTTGGAGGGGCCGAAATAGTGATAATGGCCTTTTTCCAGTAATTCGGCACACACGTCAGGGCATTTATATTTCTTATAATCGATATATTCATACCCTACACCGACGGAAACTTCTATATTCCAGTGGCGGTTGAGCATGATGTGGTATCCATAACTTATGCCTCCACCGGCCAGCCAGCCTGCATATCGGTGCTCTTTCAGCCAGGGGAAGAGTCCGAAAGGCATCTTTTTCCCTCCTACGTTGAACTGCGCTCCGTTGAGATAGGCTCCCCAAAAACTGCCGTTGAATTTCTGGCAAGTCCAGTAGCGGTATTCAGGTTGTATGAGCCAATATTTGTTGACATATCCTTCCGAGCGTTTCCACGGACGTATGCTGCCGGACAAATCGAATGTGGATTTGGAGCCGAAGGCATATTCCACACCGGCATTCAGCGCACCGTTGGCGGCGGAAAGCAGGTTGCTTTTGACAGCCATTTTCTGTGCGGAAACGGAAAGGGCGCCGCCGAGCAGAAGACAAGAAAGGATATACCGGGTTTTCATATTTTATTGTATATTGGTTTGATTGGATTCAAAGAATATTTTCAGGTTATAGGTGGCTTCTTCCGAGCCTTCGGCTTTGGCTGCTTTCAGCAGGCGGATGCC from Phocaeicola dorei encodes the following:
- a CDS encoding DUF3575 domain-containing protein produces the protein MKTRYILSCLLLGGALSVSAQKMAVKSNLLSAANGALNAGVEYAFGSKSTFDLSGSIRPWKRSEGYVNKYWLIQPEYRYWTCQKFNGSFWGAYLNGAQFNVGGKKMPFGLFPWLKEHRYAGWLAGGGISYGYHIMLNRHWNIEVSVGVGYEYIDYKKYKCPDVCAELLEKGHYHYFGPSKASLSIVYIFN